The following proteins are encoded in a genomic region of Arachis stenosperma cultivar V10309 chromosome 4, arast.V10309.gnm1.PFL2, whole genome shotgun sequence:
- the LOC130976972 gene encoding transcription factor DICHOTOMA-like — MFPSSFGSYSSYPCYPSSSSSSPYPPFPFFNPENNNNGANNSNNNNCNNNNNTFLHDPISNNATTTTTVIPYHHHAPTIPESALMTNLAVADAMFKQEYFTAAAAGGSSHHHHHHYGMSSLITKRPAPKKDRHSKIHTSQGLRDRRVRLSIEIARKFFDLQDMLGFDKASNTLEWLLTKSKRAIKELARSKNSSSGNNNGGVANNNSFSSSSSDGADDDEVDSVINQQQLTDNMDGTHEQGGVDSLERRLRRDQQKEEESRAKMKESREKARARARERTSSKMCNSEKVQDLKKKSPAMVMEEDPQILMQHQQLRAPMIQPLEESSMRSSPKLFQPHHVAAGGGGGGSSEVPRDDFNVIEESIVIRRKLKQSLMSSSSSSSNNNHHQNHNVIPKEATNFNNNNSDYHCFPNLSSPNWEANASAATNNGRSNVCTISSMNLSTRLQIFGKSWEECTNPHL, encoded by the exons ATGTTTCCTTCTAGTTTCGGTAGTTATAGCTCTTACCCTTGTTAcccttcatcttcttcttcttcaccataCCCTCCTTTCCCTTTCTTTAACCCtgaaaacaataataatggtgctaataattcaaacaacaacaactgcaacaacaacaacaacactttCCTTCATGATCCAATTTCTAATAAtgctactactactactactgtTATTCCTTACCATCATCATGCTCCAACAATCCCAGAAAGTGCACTGATGACAAATTTGGCAGTGGCTGATGCAATGTTCAAGCAAGAGTACTTCACTGCTGCTGCTGCTGGTGGTTCTTCAcaccaccatcatcatcattatggaATGTCAAGTTTGATAACAAAGAGGCCAGCACCAAAGAAAGATAGGCACAGCAAGATTCACACTTCTCAGGGCTTGAGGGACAGAAGGGTGAGGCTTTCTATTGAGATTGCACGCAAGTTCTTTGATCTTCAAGACATGTTAGGGTTTGATAAGGCCAGCAACACTCTTGAGTGGCTCCTAACAAAGTCAAAGAGAGCAATTAAGGAGTTAGCTAGAAGCAAGAACAGTAGCAGTGGTAATAACAATGGTGGTGTTGCCAATAATAAcagcttctcttcttcctcttctgaTGGGGCTGATGATGATGAAGTTGACTCAGTCATCAACCAACAACAACTCACTGATAATATGGATG GTACTCATGAACAAGGGGGTGTGGATTCATTAGAGAGGAGGCTGAGAAGGGATCAACAGAAGGAGGAAGAATCAAGGGCAAAGATGAAGGAATCAAGGGAAAAAGCAAGGGCAAGAGCAAGAGAAAGGACTAGTAGCAAGATGTGCAACAGTGAGAAGGTGCAAGACTTGAAGAAGAAAAGCCCTGCAATGGTAATGGAAGAAGATCCTCAGATTCTAATGCAGCATCAACAATTGAGGGCACCAATGATTCAACCTCTTGAGGAATCTTCAATGagatcatcaccaaagctgttTCAGCCTCATCATGTTGCAgcaggaggaggaggaggaggaagtaGTGAAGTCCCCAGAGATGATTTCAATGTTATTGAGGAATCCATTGTGATAAGGAGAAAGTTGAAGCAATCTTtgatgtcttcttcttcttcttcttccaacaATAATCACCATCAAAATCATAATGTTATCCCTAAAGAAGCAACAaacttcaacaacaacaacagtgACTACCACTGCTTTCCCAATTTATCATCACCAAATTGGGAAGCTAATGCTTCTGCTGCCACTAATAATGGCCGCTCCAATGTTTGCACAATATCAAGCATGAATCTGTCTACAA ggCTTCAGATCTTTGGAAAGTCTTGGGAAGAGTGCACCAATCCCCACCTATGA